One genomic region from Pseudorca crassidens isolate mPseCra1 chromosome 11, mPseCra1.hap1, whole genome shotgun sequence encodes:
- the LOC137201869 gene encoding tubulin alpha-1A chain, translated as MRECISIHVGQAGVQIGNACWELYCLEHGIQPDGQMPSDKTIGGGDDSFNTFFSETGAGKHVPRAVFVDLEPTVIDEVRTGTYRQLFHPEQLITGKEDAANNYARGHYTIGKEIIDLVLDRIRKLADQCTGLQGFLVFHSFGGGTGSGFTSLLMERLSVDYGKKSKLEFSIYPAPQVSTAVVEPYNSILTTHTTLEHSDCAFMVDNEAIYDICRRNLDIERPTYTNLNRLIGQIVSSITASLRFDGALNVDLTEFQTNLVPYPRIHFPLATYAPVISAEKAYHEQLSVAEITNACFEPANQMVKCDPRHGKYMACCLLYRGDVVPKDVNAAIATIKTKRTIQFVDWCPTGFKVGINYQPPTVVPGGDLAKVQRAVCMLSNTTAIAEAWARLDHKFDLMYAKRAFVHWYVGEGMEEGEFSEAREDMAALEKDYEEVGVDSVEGEGEEEGEEY; from the exons ATG CGTGAGTGCATCTCCATCCACGTTGGCCAGGCTGGTGTCCAGATCGGCAATGCCTGCTGGGAGCTCTACTGCCTGGAACACGGCATCCAGCCTGATGGCCAGATGCCAAGTGACAAGACTATTGGGGGAGGAGATGACTCCTTCAACACCTTCTTCAGTGAGACAGGAGCTGGCAAACATGTGCCCAGGGCAGTGTTTGTAGACCTGGAACCCACGGTCATTG ATGAAGTTCGCACTGGCACCTACCGCCAGCTCTTCCACCCTGAGCAGCTCATCACAGGCAAGGAAGATGCTGCCAATAACTATGCCCGAGGTCACTACACCATTGGCAAGGAGATCATTGACCTCGTCTTGGACCGAATTCGGAAACTG GCTGACCAGTGCACAGGTCTTCAGGGCTTCTTGGTTTTCCACAGCTTTGGCGGGGGAACTGGTTCCGGGTTCACCTCCCTGCTGATGGAACGTCTCTCTGTCGATTATGGCAAGAAGTCCAAGCTGGAGTTCTCCATTTACCCAGCCCCTCAGGTTTCCACAGCTGTAGTTGAGCCCTACAACTCCATTCTCACCACCCACACCACCCTGGAGCACTCTGATTGTGCCTTCATGGTAGACAATGAGGCCATCTATGACATCTGTCGTAGAAACCTCGATATTGAGCGCCCAACATATACTAACCTGAATAGGTTGATAGGTCAAATTGTGTCCTCCATCACCGCTTCCCTGCGATTTGATGGAGCCCTGAACGTTGATCTGACAGAATTCCAGACCAACCTGGTGCCCTATCCTCGCATCCACTTCCCTCTGGCCACATATGCCCCTGTCATCTCTGCTGAGAAAGCCTACCATGAACAGCTTTCCGTAGCAGAGATCACCAATGCTTGCTTTGAGCCAGCCAACCAGATGGTGAAATGCGACCCTCGCCATGGTAAATACATGGCTTGCTGCCTGTTGTACCGTGGCGATGTGGTTCCCAAAGATGTCAATGCTGCCATTGCTACCATCAAGACCAAGCGTACCATCCAGTTTGTGGACTGGTGCCCCACTGGCTTCAAAGTTGGCATTAATTACCAGCCTCCCACTGTGGTACCTGGTGGAGACCTGGCCAAAGTACAGCGAGCTGTGTGCATGCTGAGCAACACCACAGCCATCGCTGAGGCCTGGGCTCGCCTGGACCACAAGTTTGACCTGATGTATGCCAAGCGTGCCTTTGTTCACTGGTACGTGGGTGAGGGCATGGAGGAAGGAGAGTTTTCTGAGGCCCGTGAGGACATGGCTGCCCTTGAGAAGGATTATGAGGAGGTTGGTGTGGATTCTgttgaaggagagggagaggaagaaggagaggagtACTAA